One Nicotiana tomentosiformis chromosome 4, ASM39032v3, whole genome shotgun sequence genomic window carries:
- the LOC104085520 gene encoding probable LRR receptor-like serine/threonine-protein kinase At4g36180, protein MSTATFLLSPPVVVAAAFTFTLLCVSFFSMALADNVTETEMAALMSFKRNLEDPLGALDGWDISTPLAPCDWRGILCDGGRVRELRLPGLQLSGRLTDQLANLRQLRRLSLHSNNLNSSIPRSLAQCALLRAVYLHYNSFTGELPPAISNLTNLQVLNLAHNFLSGHISGNVPASLRFLDLSSNLFSGGITANFSAGSQLELLNLSFNRFSGEIPASIGALQKLEYLWLDSNQLYGTIPSAIANVSSLIHLSTGDNNLQGLIPSTIGSLSSLQVISLSRNQLSGVVPASFFCNGSSVNSPHAIRIIELDFNALTGLTKPANATCLSALEVLSIHGNHINGVFPDWLMNFLSLKVLDLSGNAVTGTLPNTMGNLKSLEELRLANNTLTGEVSVSVMNLASLGVLDLGGNRFSGLIPQFLGNLTSLRMLSLSGNNFSGLIPASLGSLYQLEFLDLSMNNLNGSLSQNLVPLSNLTTLNLSSNRFSGEIPRGIGSFHGLEVLNVSNCGFSGNIPGSIGSLLRLTTLDMSKQNLSGELPFEIFGLPSLRVVALQENMLTGDFLEGFSSLSGLEYLNLSSNAFSGQIPKTYGFLTSLEVLSMSNSGINGSIPAELGNCSGLRELELRGNHLKGQIPEDFSRLSRLTKLDLGENGLMGEIPENISNCLSLDTLLLDSNHISGHIPESLSRLSNLEMLDLSSNNLNGSIPSNLSLIPSLKYLNVSHNHLEGAIPEALGSRFNDPFLFAANKDLCGKPLTECNKGKRRRKKLILFVVLAAVGAFLVAVCCCGYIYGLILWHKRLRGGASEGKKRSPGRASSGGEGGRGSGENGGPKLVMFNNKITYAETLEATRQFDEENVLSRGKYGLVFKATYADGMVLAVRRLPDASIEVNTFRKEAEALGKVKHRNLTVVRGYYAGPPPDVRLVVYDYMPNGNLATLLQEASHQDGHVLNWPMRHLIALGIARGLAYLHSVSVVHGDVKPQNVLFDADFEAHLSDFGLDKLSLVATPAEASTSSTPVGTLGYIAPEVTLTGIPTKEADVYSYGIVLLEILTGRKPVMFNGDEDIVKWVKRQLQRGQISELLEPGLLELDPESSEWEEFLLGVKVGLLCTMPDPLERPSMTDVVFMLEGCRVGPDIPSSADPTTLPSPM, encoded by the coding sequence ATGTCAACGGCTACTTTTCTTCTCTCTCCGCCGGTAGTGGTGGCAGCAGCATTTACATTTACATTGCTGTGTGTTAGCTTTTTTTCCATGGCGTTGGCAGATAATGTAACGGAAACGGAAATGGCGGCGTTAATGTCATTCAAAAGGAATTTAGAAGACCCGCTTGGTGCATTAGACGGTTGGGATATTTCAACGCCGTTAGCGCCATGTGATTGGCGTGGTATTCTTTGTGACGGAGGTAGAGTTCGTGAACTCCGCTTACCTGGACTACAACTCAGTGGCCGGTTAACTGACCAGCTTGCTAACTTACGCCAGTTGCGTAGGTTAAGTCTTCACTCTAACAATCTTAATAGCTCTATCCCACGCTCTTTAGCTCAATGTGCTTTGTTACGCGCCGTTTACTTACATTACAACTCTTTCACCGGCGAACTCCCGCCGGCGATTTCCAACCTCACTAATCTTCAAGTATTAAACCTAGCTCACAATTTTCTCTCTGGACATATCTCCGGTAATGTCCCCGCCAGTCTCCGGTTCCTCGATCTTTCTTCTAATCTCTTCTCCGGCGGCATTACGGCTAACTTCTCCGCCGGTTCTCAGCTCGAACTCTTAAACTTGTCGTTTAACCGGTTCTCCGGTGAGATACCGGCGAGTATCGGAGCTTTACAGAAGTTAGAGTATCTCTGGCTTGATTCTAATCAACTTTACGGGACAATACCTTCAGCAATAGCCAACGTATCCTCATTAATACACTTGAGCACTGGTGATAATAATCTGCAGGGATTAATCCCCTCTACAATCGGTTCACTTTCGAGTTTACAAGTAATTTCGCTGTCGCGAAATCAACTGTCTGGGGTGGTCCCTGCTTCATTTTTCTGTAATGGGTCATCAGTCAATTCTCCTCATGCTATTAGGATCATTGAGTTGGATTTTAATGCGCTCACGGGTTTAACTAAACCCGCGAACGCAACGTGTTTAAGTGCTTTAGAGGTTTTGAGCATTCACGGGAATCACATTAATGGTGTTTTTCCtgattggttgatgaattttttGTCATTGAAGGTTCTAGATTTGTCTGGGAATGCAGTTACTGGAACTTTGCCTAATACTATGGGGAATCTGAAGTCTCTTGAGGAGCTTAGATTGGCTAACAATACCTTAACTGGTGAAGTTTCTGTGAGTGTAATGAATCTTGCTTCATTGGGGGTGCTTGATCTCGGTGGGAATCGGTTTTCTGGTTTGATTCCACAGTTCTTGGGTAATTTGACAAGCTTGAGAATGCTGTCTCTTAGTGGGAATAATTTTTCTGGGCTGATTCCGGCCAGTTTGGGGAGTCTTTATCAGCTTGAGTTTTTGGATTTGAGCATGAATAATTTGAATGGTAGTTTGTCTCAAAACCTTGTGCCGCTTAGCAATTTGACTACTTTGAATTTGTCTAGTAACAGGTTTTCTGGTGAAATTCCTAGGGGAATTGGTAGCTTTCATGGGTTAGAGGTTTTAAATGTTAGTAATTGTGGGTTTTCGGGGAACATTCCGGGTAGTATTGGGAGTTTGTTGAGGCTGACAACTCTTGATATGAGCAAGCAAAACCTATCTGGTGAATTGCCCTTTGAGATTTTTGGGCTGCCAAGTCTAAGAGTTGTGGCTTTACAAGAGAACATGTTAACTGGGGATTTTCTTGAGGGTTTTAGCAGTTTATCTGGTTTGGAATATTTGAATCTGTCATCTAATGCCTTTTCTGGGCAGATTCCTAAGACATATGGGTTCCTTACATCCTTGGAAGTGCTTTCTATGTCGAATAGTGGTATTAATGGCTCAATTCCAGCTGAATTGGGCAACTGTTCTGGCCTTCGAGAGCTTGAGCTTCGAGGGAAtcatttaaaaggtcaaattccGGAGGATTTCTCACGTTTATCTCGTCTAACAAAGCTTGATTTGGGTGAGAATGGACTAATGGGGGAAATCCCAGAAAACATATCTAATTGCTTGTCTTTGGATACTCTCTTGTTGGATTcgaaccacatctcaggccacaTACCAGAGTCATTGTCAAGATTATCAAACTTGGAAATGCTGGATCTTTCTTCAAATAATTTGAATGGATCAATTCCTTCAAATCTGTCTCTAATTCCCAGCCTGAAGTACTTGAATGTTTCCCATAATCATCTCGAGGGTGCGATTCCAGAGGCATTGGGTTCACGGTTCAAtgacccttttttgtttgctgCAAATAAAGATTTGTGTGGAAAGCCACTAACGGAGTGCAATAAAGGCAAGAGGAGAAGAAAGAAGTTGATTTTGTTCGTTGTATTGGCTGCAGTAGGGGCTTTTCTAGTAGCTGTATGTTGCTGTGGGTACATCTACGGGCTTATACTTTGGCACAAAAGGTTAAGAGGAGGTGCATCTGAAGGGAAGAAGCGAAGCCCAGGCCGTGCAAGCTCAGGAGGAGAAGGGGGTCGTGGAAGTGGGGAGAATGGCGGTCCAAAGCTTGTTATGTTCAACAACAAGATCACTTATGCAGAGACTTTGGAAGCAACGAGACAATTTGATGAGGAAAATGTGTTAAGCCGTGGAAAGTATGGCCTAGTATTCAAAGCCACTTACGCAGATGGAATGGTTTTGGCTGTCCGTCGCCTTCCTGATGCATCAATTGAAGTGAACACATTCCGCAAAGAAGCTGAAGCCCTTGGCAAGGTGAAACATAGGAATCTGACTGTCGTTCGTGGATATTACGCAGGACCACCACCTGATGTCCGGCTTGTTGTATACGATTACATGCCTAATGGAAATCTTGCCACACTTTTACAAGAAGCATCTCATCAGGATGGCCATGTACTCAACTGGCCAATGCGCCACTTGATCGCTCTTGGCATTGCTCGTGGCTTAGCTTACCTTCACTCAGTTTCTGTGGTTCATGGGGATGTAAAGCCACAAAATGTATTGTTTGATGCTGATTTTGAAGCCCATCTTTCTGATTTTGGTTTAGATAAACTAAGCCTAGTAGCAACACCAGCAGAGGCTTCGACATCATCCACCCCAGTCGGAACTCTAGGCTACATAGCACCTGAAGTGACATTAACTGGAATACCTACAAAAGAAGCTGATGTATACAGTTACGGAATCGTACTATTAGAGATACTAACAGGAAGAAAACCAGTAATGTTCAACGGGGACGAGGACATTGTCAAATGGGTGAAGAGACAACTACAAAGAGGCCAAATTTCAGAACTGCTGGAACCGGGGTTGCTTGAATTGGACCCTGAATCATCAGAATGGGAAGAGTTTTTGTTAGGAGTTAAAGTTGGTTTGCTTTGCACAATGCCTGATCCTTTAGAAAGACCATCAATGACTGATGTTGTATTCATGCTTGAAGGTTGCAGAGTTGGTCCTGATATTCCTTCTTCAGCTGATCCTACAACTCTTCCTTCACCAATGTGA
- the LOC104116289 gene encoding V-type proton ATPase subunit c2 codes for MASTFSGDETAPFFGFLGAAAALVFSCMGAAYGTAKSGVGVASMGVMRPELVMKSIVPVVMAGVLGIYGLIIAVIISTGINPKTKSYYLFDGYAHLSSGLACGLAGLSAGMAIGIVGDAGVRANAQQPKLFVGMILILIFAEALALYGLIVGIILSSRAGQSRAE; via the exons ATGGCGTCGACTTTTAGCGGCGATGAAACGGCACCGTTCTTCGGGTTCCTCGGCGCTGCAGCTGCCTTAGTTTTCTCCT GTATGGGAGCAGCTTATGGAACAGCGAAAAGTGGAGTAGGGGTAGCATCGATGGGTGTAATGAGGCCAGAATTGGTGATGAAGTCAATTGTGCCAGTTGTTATGGCTGGAGTTTTGGGTATTTATGGGTTAATTATAGCTGTGATTATTAGTACTGGGATTAACCCTAAAACAAAGTCGTATTATTTATTTGATGGATATGCTCACCTTTCATCTGGACTTGCTTGTGGTCTCGCTGGCCTTTCTGCTGGTATGGCTATTGGAATTGTTGGCGATGCTGGTGTTAG AGCTAATGCACAGCAGCCAAAGCTTTTCGTTGGGATGATTCTGATTCTTATTTTTGCTGAAGCCTTGGCTCTTTACGGCCTTATTGTCGGCATCATCCTCTCATCTCGTGCTGGTCAATCTAGAGCAGAGTAG